A window of Asterias amurensis chromosome 10, ASM3211899v1 genomic DNA:
TAGCATGCACTTTGCTGATTGCTGCACAGACAATGCTCTTGTTCACTCTAACCTGTGAATGCTCCCTAAACGGTTCCACCAAGCTCAGTCGAGCCCTCCACATGCAATTAAAGGAGATGGTGACAGCTACTGGATGTCAATCATTGCCGTAGCATGCACTCTGCTTATTGCTGCAAAGACCATGCTATTGTTCACTCTAACCTGTGAATGCTCCCTAAACGGTTCCACCAAGCTCAGTCGAGCCCTCCACATGCAATTAAAGGAGATGGTGACAGCTACTGGATGTCAATCATTGCCGTAGCATGCACTCTGCTTATTGCTGCAAAGACCATGCTCTTGTTCACTCTAAGCTGTGAATGGTTCCTAAACGGTTCCACCCAGCTCAGCCGAGCCCTTCACCTGCAATTGAAGGAGTTGTAGATAGCTACTGGATGGCAATCATTACCGTAGCATGCACGTTGCTGATTGCTGCACAGACAATGCTCTTGTTCACTCTAACCTGTGAATGCTCCCTAAACGGTTCCACCAAGCTCAGTCGAGCCCTCCACATGCAATTAAAGGAGATGGTGACAGCTACTGGATGTCAATCATTGCCGTTGCATGCACTCTGCTGATTGAATGCTTCCTAAACGGTTCCACCAAGCTTAGCCGAGCCCTTCACCTGCAATTGAAGGAGTTGTAGATAGCTACTGGATGGCAATCATTACCGTAGCATGCACTCAGCTGATTGCTGCACCGACCTTGCTTTTGTTCGTTGTAAGCTGTGAACGCTCCCTAAACGGTTCTACCAAGCTCAGCCGAGTCTTCACCTGCAATTGAAGGAGAGGAAAACATTTTCGGGGTGTCAATTATTGCCGTAGCATGCACTCTGCTGAATGCTGCTAAGACCATGCTCTTGTTCGCTGTAAGCTGTGAATGCTCCCTAAACGGTTCTACCAAGCTCAGCCGAGCCCTTCACCTGCAATTGAAGGAGATGGAGATACCTACGGGATGTCAATCGCTGCCGTAGCACGCACTCAGCTGATTGCTGCACCGAGCATTATCTTGGTCGCTGTCAGCTGTGAATGCCCTCTTAACGGTTCTACCAAGCTCAGCAGAGCCCTTCACCTGCAATTGGAGGAGAGGGCTACATTTTCGGGGTGTCAATTATTGCCGTAGCATGCACTCTGCTGATTGCTGCTAAGACCATGCTCTTGTTCGTTTTATGCTAAAGTTGAAATAGAGAAGGAGACAGGGATGACAACTATTGCCAAACATGCACAGACCAAGCTTGTTCGCTCTGAGCTGATATTGCTCTCTAAATGGTTCCACCAAGCTCAGCCGAGAACTTCACCTCCAAACGCCACTACTGCTACTAAGGACATACTGCACTTTGCCCAGTTTCAGAAATTGCTCACTGGTCAATTCAGCTCTTCCTCTTTGCCAGATAGCTCTGAAGATGCTAAGACCATGTTCCACTCTGAAGTCAGGGACAGCTAGTTGTCTCATCGCCAACATCAGCAGCATGACTGGTTCCGTGACAGTGCTGAGATACTACTTCCGGCTCGTAAGGCTAAGCGCATAGCTAGAGCTAAGGCCTGCTTACATAATACTCGCTCCTTCAAGGCAAGGCTTCGAGTAGCAAAGGCTGATTTTCAATGTCTAACCCGCACATCCCCCAGTCGTTACTGAACcgaggccaatttcatagagctgcttaagcaacaacatttcttaagcacgaaaatagcttgcttattttacacattttaattctggccaaaatttcatgccatatatattgcttgtgactggtatttagctactgtttacttagcataacaattgagtggagtattGGCcggtttgcttaagcaacattttgtgcttaagcagctctatgaaactgggccctggtcttaATGATCGTATTCAACGGTATGTCAACTCAGTTGATACAAATATATCAAAGACGCCCCGACCCTACTCCTAAGGAATCCTCTTTGCTGCTCTCAGCAAGAACACTGGTTGCTCTCAGCAAGTGGTGAGGTTTTCATTGATCCTTCAGTAGAGCTGGACCGCTAGACAGAGTACTACAGTTCGATGTATGCTAGAGATGTTGAAGTGGACACTGCTGTCATAACTTCACTGCCAACAATTCCAACTCTTCGTGATCTTGACAGTGACATCACACTAAATGAAGTAAAGGGTGCCACCATTGGGCTGAAAAGACAAGTCTCCTGGCATGGATGGCACATCGTGCAGAAGTGCCCAGAACGGGAAGTGAGACTCTTGTTGCTGGGCTCCAAAATGTCATTTCAAATTGTTGGAATTATGCTATGCAATACACAATACTTGAAAGGTTATTACTTAATAACATTAACAAGAACAAAGGAAATCAGCTGCTTAATTACAGGGGATCTCTATTCCTAGCTGAGCTGGCATTGTGTTAACTCGTGTGCTATTACATTGGCTGCAGGTCATTGCCAACAAGAGCATCATTTTAGTACAAAGTATCGTTGTTTTCGATACGTAGGGATGTGTAGTGCTGTGGCATAATGTGTACGTTGAGATACCACCCGTCATTGAGATCAGACTTGCCGCCCAGGCGGACATTCATTATTGAAACAAGATGTGTTCGTCCAACTTCAATTTGAACTTCAATACACTGTATTTAGTTGACCAGCACTCGGCAGTTAACAATAACGGAATGATTCAATAGCAGTccattggtttttaaaatcgAGTGTGCTTCTTTCGAATTTGAAAGCTGGTGCTGTTAGTCACAACACAATCAAGGCAAGTTTGAGCTGTACCTattgctactctcacactagggagaatatgctagcgaatgtgcctaaaaacggaaatatttaacaatcgctcaaacttcgaaACATTCGCCACAAATTCACTACGTTCGCAAGTCATTCTCAACCTCATTACGAAGATCGGTAACTCTATTCTGCTCTCACACGgtgaatatgctagcgaatttGCTAACGCATGGAAATATTTTACactcgctcaaacttcgcaacattcgccgtgtcttcgtaagcgttggtaacgtTCACAAATTATCCCCCACCTTCTTACaaagatcggtcaatttacaAACTGGTTTGTAAATTTCAGCAAATGTTTCGAAGACGGTCATTCACCGTCGATTTTCGTAAGATtagtaacgttggtaaagcgtgcgtaagtGTTAAAACattcgtaaaggcattggcagTCGTTGGTAAGCACTCGTAATAtattcgtaagatattggtaaggagagggccgaccgaggacgCTCGAGAACGATCGAGGGTTGAGACCGAGATAAACATATTCACTATTCAACCTTCATGTTGGACGAATTCAACGCGAAATTTAAATATTCATCTTTCATCGAGGGGCGATACGAAGCGCTAcctaaatttcagcgaatgttgcgaagaaggtaattcgccatcgattttcgtaagcattggtataAGGCACTGGTACTGCGTAGTAAATTGGTAATTCAAGCGCGAATTTCAAATATCATATTTGCAAgaatattcgcccaagtgtgaaAGTAGCATAAATGAGCGTCGCCAACCTTGCGATATGGGTGGACAGCGCTCCAGTACCAATTAAAGAGGGCACAATTTCACGTCTATTTACCATAAGCACACAATATCTGCGCTTAAGGAAGCAGGACATTTTGCGCTTACGTCAATCATAACGTTTGCTTAAGTGCGTGCACAGAAACTAAACCCTTCCACAGTAAGCATAGAGCGGTGATCGTTAGCCAATGCAGCAATAAGCAGAGCCTTGACTTTCAGGTCAGGTGACACAGTCCACCCGCTCAGACCCGATTTCGACAGTGGACACCTTGTGCAAAATTGCTTGGCTATGCTTACCGTTACCGAAGATGCTCCTCATACGTTGCAAGTTCCTCCTCGCCTACGTGAGGCATATTCCAAATGTTAGCAGGAATGTTTTTTGGTTGATGTTCGGCGCTTACAAAGAGTGATGATCGAACGTGACGGTAAGTAGAGACGGGAAATTTGGCCCTACAGAAAAGGTAAAATGATGGACGGCCGACTTGTTTAGTCATTGTCTTTTGTGATGAGTGGTTTAGCAAGAACACTGCTTTGAAGCGAGTTCAGTTATCAAGTACTTACATTGCAAGTTATTAACTCCAACtcaaaaaacattacattgaaATTACTCAGAGATTGTTCATTTTATTTAGTAATCCTTGAATTGACTGAGAGTAAGATGATAGTTCATCATTTTGGACCACCTCCTGATGGTTATACTCCTGGTCAACACTGGGTCACACAAGTCATGAAACAGGTACCAAAACGGAATCGATGCCAGTCCACTGAAAAAGGTAAGCAGAAACTACTTTGAAGTTCATTGTTTAAATGGTGAACATCTTAACTCCAAAGTACAACCctttggtttttatttgaatACGGTAagaatatcgaagtcttatatagcgcacgttcCCACCAATAATGTACTCAATGCGCTGAGTACAAACTttaagaaagataggttattgaagtgatgaattatgGGACCCAATTGTACACATAAtaagagtttacaaggtgctacggcgcactTAGCAATCATAGCCTTGGAACActtgggcgaaccccttctcttttcggcaagtgcactgggttactttacatgcgttacacaacacatggtacCAACGGATTCACGTCTCACAGAAGGACCAAGCAATACTGTTAAGTCTAGCTtaacccgaacccacactctgttgattagaaacaccagagtttgaaattcggtgctcttaacggctcggccacgacacttccacgtaTAGAGCACGGTATACTTAACAAAGAACATATCATTCCACAGGCAACCAACATGGATGGGTTTCAAACCCTTGACTTTGCCATATAGGTTAATGTTTTCAGAACTGGACCGTCGATCTCCATCAATGACTAGAGTCAGTTCGGATCATTCTAGCACAGGGTACCGAAATACATGTTACTCCTCATAACAAATGATTTCAATTTCAATATCATTTTCTCTTGTCTAATCCAACAGATACATTAACCGATTGTCAGGCTTTGCTGGATGCTGGATACAAAGACAATGGTATCTACACTATCCATCCCTACCAGAATGATGAAGGAATTAAAGTGTTTTGTGATataacgaagcatacaggctggATTGTAAGTACATGGATTAAAAGGGTAGCTTTATATAGCTTTTGTACTGTCTTTTTGACAGATATGGGggtttaaaatttttcttttgtCCACAAGTTTAAtgcattatttcattttgtccATTACAACTTTTAAAGACGAACCTGGTCCACTGTTTAACTCAAAGTTTGCAACGTCTTccattttttgttcatgaaaactACTTTAGAATAACAGCCAATGCAATaactgttttttaaatgtattaaaATTGAGTCATTACTCCACGAAAATGATTGAATAGCGTGATTTGCATAGATGAATATTTATAACAACTGTGACGTAATTCTACATGTACGAATTTAGTTTTAGAGGGGGTATTATTCATACCGGTTACccatgtttaaaacaaaattgagatAAATCTGACGGCCAAGTCAAAATATTATCATATAAATCATTGCTTTGAAGGTGTTCCAGCGGCGCGTTAATGGGTCAGTCAATTTCAACCGCAGTTGGGCAGAATACAAGAAAGGCTTTGGGTCAATGGATGGTGAGTTCTGGCTTGGCAATGAGATTCTACATAAACTGACTGATGCTGAAGGGAACTGGACAGTCCGTCTGGACCTAACcaatgaagaaaataaaacgGGTCATTTCCTGAAGAAACAGTTCCGCGTCGGACCTTACAattacaccatgtttcttgAGCACTCCGAGTTACCACCAACTGGTATGTCTACTTATGTTCTCACCATTACCAGGGCTCCACTGATTATATTAATAATCTATCAAGGTTGTTTTAAAGGCTccatttattgtatttttttgaaaGAATCACAAACTATGTTTGACGGGCCTGTTCTCAACTACTATATATTGCTTTATGTTAACGTTTCAAAACCGCCATTCAATTTAACATTaaattttacacaattaaatCTGTTAGTTGACTCCGGGCACGATCTAGACTTAGCTATTTTTAATTCAAcagttaattaaaataattaaaggtttttttaattgtttttgatttaaattgttttttattctttccaGTTCGTAGATACTGTGGACACAAACTAGGAATGGAAGACGGGAGTATTCCCGATGATAGGATCACAGCATCTAGTCAGTGGAGTTCAAAATATCCGCCAAGTAATGCACGACTGAATCTGAACGGTTGTTGGGGACCAGCTAAAAATCAACTCGATCATTCATGGCTCCAAATATTTACTGGTTCAGAGCCAGTGCAGCTTGAGGGCGTCATCACACAGGGCTGTCCAGACGGTGATTTGTATGTGACACAATACCAGGTACAATACAGCATTGATGGCACTGCATGGCTGTATGTCAATGGGGACTCTACTCCACAGGTAAGAGTACTCAGCAAAGACACACTCCATCTCGACACACCAATCAAGCTCTACAACCATTATTCATGACCAAAGGCTTAATtataatttgtatttctttattttttccaCCCCTGTTTTTTAACAGACATTCGTTGGCAACACTGATGGAAACACCCCAGTTACCAATATATTCCAGCAACCTATTCAAGCACGGTACATCCGCATCAGACCAACAGCCTGGATTGGCTGGCCAGACCTACGTATTGAGCTCATTGGATGCAGAGGTATTGTTTCAATCAATCACCACTTTTTCAAACGTCAGGCTTATTGTACATAATCTCACTATAAGGATTGGGGTACTttgtgtaacacaaaacacaaagtctACCGATTTAcctttacatttaacttacacagatTGATGATAATGTCAGTAAAAagcttatataaaaaatattgcttgctgatgtgatgtaatttttgagaaatgtgtaaaacaatgtcacgaaaatacattttacatgcttaaacgAATTTTGCTGATGtgatgtaatttttgagaaatgtgtaaaacaatgtcacgaaaatacgttttacatgctaaaacaaatgttatctcctgagacgaaaattatgttcgtgacttgttttactaatttctcaaaaactacagcaccaagGGAcgcaatttttattttcaaactgtgtaaatctgATGACATTTTGTGGTGTCAttaaaaaagtacacagacccttaAAACGAGACACGCCTAACTGATTTCGAACGTAAGTCTATGAATCTCATCTAAAAAGTAACTAGAAAACAATTTATTGCCAGACTTGCACAGAACACTGCACATAACAAATTCGGTGCATCAAGTGCAAACCAACAGCCTGGAATACATAAGGTATTGAGCTCAGTGGATGCAGAGGTAAAGGATATAAGTTAATGATGTATGCTGTTGACCACAGTACAAATAAAGTCACTGCAACATAtagaaatgggaaaaaaaagtcGTAAAGTCAGAATATGTTTGCACTCAACCTCACTCCCCTTCAAAGttattgtaaacaattattAGACTACACATTAGCTACTATAGCAATTATTAGACTACACATTAGCTACTATTATGAAAATGTACTATAGTCAATATAAAACGTGTTTTTAAGGTTAACCAAGGTCTCAAGAAgaattaatttaaattaaacaCTTCTGAAGTTAACAAGACTAacttcaaaattcgcaaaaactgaatgttttcaCTTAAGACTGGCTTGATTAAAAACACtatgaatttgtttattttctcagcTCATAAAGTTTGTCAGCAGAAGCTCGGAATGGGAGATGGTACCATCCCTGATGAAAGCATAACGACATCGTCTACTGATGACCAGTACTGCAGCTTGAACACTTACGGACGGCTAGATGTGGACGGTGGCTGGTGTCCCACATCGAATGACAAAGACAGTGCATGGTTCCAAGTGGATCTAAAGCACCCGGTATTGATTCAAGGTGTTGTAATAAAGGGTAACAACCACAATTGGTACTGGGTTACAGAGTTCATCGTATCTTACGGTGACGACGAGCAAGACCTGCGCTTCGTAGGAGGGACAGATGAGAACAATGCACAGGTAGGACTTCATAcctaaatgaaagaaaaccttTACATGTGGAATATTgtataaaatcaacaacaaccaCATGTAATGTATTAGTCAGATTATATTGTTTCTTAATGAATTCACTGACACCGGCAAGTTCACTATTCCTTCAAAGTCAATCAttcttttgtacagtgtttccAGATGTCTACAGCGTTTTACAAATATGAACAAAAGGAACGTTTAAACCAGATTCTGCATGACATTTTGGATAACAGAGTGTTCCTCAGAACAACGAGCGGCAGCACGCTTTACACAAATAAACTGCAGTAATAAGCGTCTGCATTTATTTAGGAATCCCAactctccagaagacgatcaatGCATTCTGAGCGAAAAGTCtcgttgaaaccaacggttcttttcagaacaaccccaactcatttataGATATTCGTTAGATGGTGTGACCGCAAATCTTTCCATACCGTAATCAACCATGCAAAATTTCTACTAATctaaactgtaaacaaaaacatatagGGCCTATATCGTGTACGGATCGATTCTTGAGACCTGGGCGGAATCAAGATGTTTTTTTAGTTATAAGATAGCTGCTATTATTGAGCATCACATTTGTTTTCAACAGAGATTCCCTGGAAATACAGATTGGTATACCAGAGTAACCAACATGTTCATTGAGGAAATCAGAGCACGCTACATCCGCATCACACCAACTGGGTATTATCAGCGTCCTGGGATGCGTATTGAACTCCTTGGATGTAATGGTAAAGTCATAAAAAAGCAATTATTTATCCCGTTGATTTTTATAACAACAACTGACAACAACATAACCATAAATTCTCCTTTATTTTGGTTTGTTGAAACTTTGTTTTATAATGTTAATGGGCTACGTCTCATATTTTATGCAAACACTTACTGAATTCAAATTGATCTCATTTGACAGAATTTTAACGTTATCATAGACAATCGCTGCAAATACTTTTTGCTTTTTCTCCAAACATGTATCATTTAAACATATATTACATGGAAATGATAATCCTTATTTATACTTTATTTTGATTAAGCAAATAACAATTAGTGGCGAAATTTAAGGGCTAAATACAACCGCTGTAGGGGTGTACCTCTTTCCCCTGCAGTTTTATAAAAGTGTATTTATTTCCTCCTGGCTTAACTGTTGGAATATGTATATATTATTGCCTGTTTAACAACGTTACTGTGGAAACAATAAACCTTTAACCTTAAAccctactaataataataaataacaacccGTTTTTTATAGCACTTTTCATACCCGGAGgccgtcccaaagcgcttcacattattaccccttgtCACTAGGCCTTAATTTACTCCTTAAACTATTTCAGCTCCCtagtggggagtatgcagcctgttcaacgttaatatgcgctactcggctattaaaaccaatcacaagaaccatctctgccctcatccacatgtacccatttacccctgggtggagagtgACAACTACAATTAAGTGTCTTggtcagggacacaagtgtaacgaccgggattctaacccacactctgctgaacagaagtaccagagcttgagttcgatgCTCTATCCGCTTGGGCATAACACCCCACAAcaattcattttcaatttcaatttgagaaaacattgttttgtcaGTGGCGGTAAAGTCACTTGCTTGTTTTTTTCCGAAAAATACCACACTGTGATCGGAATTCGAACaatacattataaaaaaaatgcactcCGATTAACCTATTATATTGCGTTGCCTTTTATTTTTAACTGATACAGAACGCTTCTTTTGTTTGGATCGTCTCGGAATGGGAGATGGCAGCATTCCAGACTACAGAATCACAGCATCAAGTCCACAGCAGAGGGAAGAtggtaactgtcaaccaagCAATGCACGACTCACTCAATCAGCGAACAGTGATACTATTGGCTGGTGCCCTGATCATAATGACAACAACCCATGGCTACAGATTGATCTCGAAAGTAATGTCATAGTAGAGGGAATTATGATGCTGCAGGGATCTGATCAGGTAATCAATGAAGATGTGAGTCATGGGTACAGGCTGGAGTACAGTGATGACCAGAACACTTGGCATACTATGGGTTCAGCACAGGTAAGAACATACATGTTTAATGTAAACTGATTAGGTTATTGGAACCTAATTATGTCAACCTGTCAAGCTTCTTAAGTCTGCTTCAATTCGCACCTTCTCGCATTTTGCTCCTCACACCCGCAATGCACTCACCATCTCAATCAGAAAGGGAGTCAGACTTTCCATGCAAATTCgagaagtgtatcaaacattattttaaccCACTATAACACGCTGTGTTCTTGATGAACTGGCGCTTTATAATGGTTTCACAAATCCATTAAGTCCGACTCTAAGAACTGACATGCAAAACTATTCAAACGGATTTGATTGATATTGTTCAACTTGTTTGTGGACAACCACAATGTCGCTGTGCCAAAGATAGTTGTGATATGCAcagttgaattgatttcgataccATAAGTctgatttgaacaaaataaaaaatgtgtattGATAATTCTGCTTTGCTAAGttaaatggtttttgttttactagtgaGTGACATGCTATTTAATGGAGATAGCATGATAAGTTGTAGCTTTTGTTTCTTAACAGAGTATCCGAAGAAACACTACAGCAGACTCGGTAGCTACCAGCATGTTCAATCCACCAATCACTGCTCGTTATATCCGCATCTCACTAAACCAAACTGATGGCTCTCTGTGGATACGTGTTGAACTACTAGGTTGCCAAGGTTAGTTCTAACGAGATGTCTGAGacacattgtctttaaaacaagttaTATTCGTCTAAATATAACAGTGAACTGATCGTGAAAACTGTGTAtgtacataaacaaacaaatcaaacacagcaatattttaaacattaaaagGGTGATTGACAAAGTTACAGTTTATAATTTTAAAGTGTACATATTTACATGAGTTTTGCTCAGCTTTTTGAAGCAACTTACAACTCTAAAACCAAGATTGTTCTCGGTTAGTTAAGGTAAATTTACGTTTTGTAATCTTTCTTTAaagtaatggcaataacaacttattTGATTGATAAACGGAACTGTTTTCCCCCACATACTTTCGATCTGAGAATTGGTTCTTACGATAATGTCTCTCCGTTTTGTTCTCTTAGTATGGACAAGTGTTTTTGCTTTAATTGCTCTGGATGATCAGAAATTTATCAAAAGCTTGGTGACCTTTTAAATTATaatgttcacaaatttgttttttgttcatgaagTAAGTATTTCTGAACTCAATTGATCAATcaaatgtttgtatttacaGTACGCTGGGTATGTAGACAACGCCTTCTTAATGAAGCCTATATCATTTCCAACGAATCACCGCGGCTTCAGATTGACCTGCTGTTAGTAACTCTAGTTGAGGGAGTCATAGCACAAGGGAAAAATGAAACGTCGTTTCAAATAGAATACAGCCTCGAAAACGTTACATGGGTCTATGTTAGCCACCAGGGAGCACCTGAAGGAGAACCTCAGGTAGATGGTTCTGTcaatgcacaaacaaaattggttttgtaaaggggcacaccggctgaattgggctatttgggctacattATAGACCAAGATATGACTTTGGTTCTGTCattgcacaaacaaaattggttttgtAAAGGGGCACACCGGCTGAATTGAGCTACGTGGGCTACAACACAGAACAAGATAATGACTTCAAAGGTCTGCCAGGAATGGAGAAGAGCAGTCActataaaaatatgttttatgatCCTACACCACTAAATTGCGTatacggtgagccggtgtgcctCTTTAAATTGGCGAGTTTTGTTTCTCGTGGACTTGTTACTCAACTTAGctttaaacaaagacaattgGTAATCCCAGAAACTCGTACGCACAAGGAACATTGCAACATTATGAACAATGGTTTACTTTGTGACTAAATAAAAGTAAAGGTATAAACCAAATTTGCCTTAATCATGTTGTTCTATCTCCTGTGCTACAGACATTCCATGGTAATACTCTGCAATCCGCACCGCTAACCAACGTGTTTAAGCAGCCGATCCGAGCACGCTTCATCCGTGTCACTCAAACAGACGTCGGACATCCAGCCGTAAGCATTGAACTCGTTGGATGCAGAAGTAAGTTCCTTGAAAGTAATAACCCAACTGAATTGTAATTCCAGCTGCTGGTGTTGTTTTACTTGTTGGTTTGGCTTTGATCTTaatataaagaaataaaaacgatCTGAAACGTGTGTAAAACAAGCCTTGTATTAAAGTGTTTTGAAacagtatagcctgctaatttacacctttcagtatagcctgctaatttacacctttcagtatagcctgctaatttacacctttcagtatagcctgctaatttacacctttcagtatagcctgctaatttacacatttcagtatagcctgctaatttacacctgtca
This region includes:
- the LOC139942736 gene encoding uncharacterized protein: MIVHHFGPPPDGYTPGQHWVTQVMKQVPKRNRCQSTEKDTLTDCQALLDAGYKDNGIYTIHPYQNDEGIKVFCDITKHTGWIVFQRRVNGSVNFNRSWAEYKKGFGSMDGEFWLGNEILHKLTDAEGNWTVRLDLTNEENKTGHFLKKQFRVGPYNYTMFLEHSELPPTVRRYCGHKLGMEDGSIPDDRITASSQWSSKYPPSNARLNLNGCWGPAKNQLDHSWLQIFTGSEPVQLEGVITQGCPDGDLYVTQYQVQYSIDGTAWLYVNGDSTPQTFVGNTDGNTPVTNIFQQPIQARYIRIRPTAWIGWPDLRIELIGCRAHKVCQQKLGMGDGTIPDESITTSSTDDQYCSLNTYGRLDVDGGWCPTSNDKDSAWFQVDLKHPVLIQGVVIKGNNHNWYWVTEFIVSYGDDEQDLRFVGGTDENNAQRFPGNTDWYTRVTNMFIEEIRARYIRITPTGYYQRPGMRIELLGCNERFFCLDRLGMGDGSIPDYRITASSPQQREDGNCQPSNARLTQSANSDTIGWCPDHNDNNPWLQIDLESNVIVEGIMMLQGSDQVINEDVSHGYRLEYSDDQNTWHTMGSAQSIRRNTTADSVATSMFNPPITARYIRISLNQTDGSLWIRVELLGCQVRWVCRQRLLNEAYIISNESPRLQIDLLLVTLVEGVIAQGKNETSFQIEYSLENVTWVYVSHQGAPEGEPQTFHGNTLQSAPLTNVFKQPIRARFIRVTQTDVGHPAVSIELVGCRNDILETANNQAFSIHHHTDNNQNDTNCPGLNSEGGWWFNRCSGIPGVDNNLNAEYIQPGDTKGPYKRVIRATEWNGSRIVKTEIKIRRQSPPRG